One Mycolicibacterium sp. TUM20985 genomic window, GAAACTTCACGACGTCGTCGGTCGATTGCACGAACGTTTCAACCATGGGAGACCTCCATCGGGTCCGTTGATCGACGCTTGCGGGCCGAGCGTCATTGATCACATACCCGGTATCGCCGCTGGTAACCGCAGCGACCCGGAGTTCGGCCCATTGAACTGCGACGCGAAGAGCGATCACCCGGGTACCCGGCGCCCGAAGTGGCGTCGGCAAGACGCGTGACTGGCTACATTCGTCGCCATGGTCAGACTGACGTTGCTGGCAGGTGGTGTCGCCGCGGGACTCCTCCTGGCTCCGACGGCGAGCGCCCAGCCGACGTCGTGCGACCCGAACTATTCAGGGGCGTGCGTTCCCATCGCCAGTGACGTCGACTGCGCCGGCGGCAGCGGCAACGGTCCGGCGTACGTGTCGGGCCCCGTGACCGTGGTCGGCGACGACATCTACGACCTCGACCGCGACGGCAACGGGACCGGGTGCGAGTAGATCGGCGCGTGCTCTAGCTCGTGAGCGTGAACCCCAAGCGGACCACCTCGATCACGAGGACCGAGAGCAGCAGCCTGAAGACCCACTTCGCGGCGTGGGGTCCGAGGGCGAGGCGCGCTCCCAGCAGTGCGCCTGCGATGCTGCCGACGCCGAGCCACGCCGCTACCGCCCAATCGATTTCACCTCGACTCCAGAAGACGAGCACCGAGACGAGTGCCGCCGCTCCGAGCGCCATCACCTTGATGCCGTTGGCCTCACGGATGGCGTAGTGGCCGACGAGAATCAATGCCGCCAGCGCGAAGGTCGCCGAGTCGACGGCGATGAGTCCCGCCCACACCCCGACCGCTCCGATTAGCAGCATCACCAGCGGCCCCCTGTTGGGTGGCTGATCACTATGGTCCGCGGCCAGCCATCGGCCCGGATTGGCGCACAGCAGGATGAAGGCGAACACCACGGCGAACGTGACCAGGGCGGTGGTGTTTCCGTCGCCGACCATCGAAGCGACCAGGGACCCCAGGATGGCGCCGAGAACCGCAGGGATCGCGAAGCGGATGCCGTCCCGCCACGGCAGGTGGCCGGCGCGATGGAATCGCCATGCCGCCGTCGCACAACCGATGACGATCGGGACCCGGTTGGAGGCGTTGGCCACCACGGGTTCCACGCCGAGTGCAATGAGGATCGGCAGGGTGACCGCCGACCCGCTGGAGGCCACCGTGTTGAGAAACGCGCCGACGAGGCCGGCCAGGATCAGGACGGCGACCGACGTCACGACGACGCCCGCCGGGAGATGCGCATGCATCAGTATTGACGAACCCGTCAATATGCGACGGTAATCCGGTGCCGGTTTTCGGGCCTACCGGCAGCAACTGGGATCGAGCACGGAGCACAGCGCGCCGAAGGCGTCGGGGGCCGGGCGATGGAAGACGCGCATGCCGCGTCGATCCGACACGATGAATCCGGCGCGCCGGAGCTGGGCCATGTGATGGCTGACCGTTGACTCGGTGAGTCCAAGCGCCGCGGCGAGTTCGCCGCTGTTCTCCTCCGTCGCGGCGGAGCTGAAGAGCATCGACATGATCTTCACCCGCACCGGGTCGGCGAGTGCCTTGAGGCGCAACGCCACCTCGAGCGCGTCGTCGTCGCTCATGGGTCCGGCGGCCATGGGCGCGCAGCACACCGGTGCGGTCATGTCGATCGTCGGCAGGGTCTTGGGCACGATCCGATCCTGCCATAGATTGACATATATCGAAAACGTGGCATCGTAGCCGGTACGCCTGGTTCGACATAAGTCACAGAGGTAAGGAGATCGCATCATGTCCCGCGTCCAACTCGCGCTCAACGTCGACGACCTCGACGAAGCAATCACGTTCTACTCCAAGCTCTTCAACACCTCGCCCGCCAAGGTCAAGGAGGGCTACGCGAACTTCGTCGTCGCCGAGCCGCCACTGAAGCTGGTCCTGTTGGAGAACCCCGGCAAGGGCGGCACCATCAATCATCTGGGCGTCGAGGTCCCATCCAGCGACGTGGTGCACGACGAGATCGCCCGCCTCACCGGGGAAGGCCTCTTCACTGACGAGGAGATCGGCACCACCTGTTGCTTCGCCACCCAGGACAAGGTCTGGGTCACCGGACCCGGCGGCGAGAAGTGGGAGGTCTACACCGTTCTCGCGGACTCCGACACCTTCGGAGCCGAGCCGGCGGCCACGACCAACGCCTGCTGCTGAGCCGCACGTGAGCACCCCGGTCGCAGCCAACGATCACCCCCCGGTCATCGAGAAGCTCTCCCTGCTGGACCGTTACCTGCCGGTCTGGATCGGCATCGCGATGGCCGCCGGCCTCCTCCTGGGCCGGCTGATCCCAGGACTCGACGCCGCGCTGAATTCCGTTCAGGTCGACGGCATTTCGCTACCCATCGCGCTCGGCCTGCTGATCATGATGTACCCGGTGCTGGCCAAGGTGCGCTACGACCGCCTCGACACCGTCACGGGCGACCGCAAGCTCCTCGTCAGCTCGCTCGCCCTGAACTGGGTGCTGGGTCCCGCGCTCATGTTCGCTCTCGCGTGGCTGCTCCTCCCGGACCTGCCCGAGTATCGCACCGGCTTGATCATCGTGGGCCTCGCCAGATGCATCGCGATGGTGATCATCTGGAACGACCTCGCGTGCGGCGACCGCGAGGCCGCGGCAGTCCTCGTCGCG contains:
- a CDS encoding ArsI/CadI family heavy metal resistance metalloenzyme, with the translated sequence MSRVQLALNVDDLDEAITFYSKLFNTSPAKVKEGYANFVVAEPPLKLVLLENPGKGGTINHLGVEVPSSDVVHDEIARLTGEGLFTDEEIGTTCCFATQDKVWVTGPGGEKWEVYTVLADSDTFGAEPAATTNACC
- a CDS encoding Rv2640c family ArsR-like transcriptional regulator translates to MPKTLPTIDMTAPVCCAPMAAGPMSDDDALEVALRLKALADPVRVKIMSMLFSSAATEENSGELAAALGLTESTVSHHMAQLRRAGFIVSDRRGMRVFHRPAPDAFGALCSVLDPSCCR
- a CDS encoding sulfite exporter TauE/SafE family protein, whose protein sequence is MTGSSILMHAHLPAGVVVTSVAVLILAGLVGAFLNTVASSGSAVTLPILIALGVEPVVANASNRVPIVIGCATAAWRFHRAGHLPWRDGIRFAIPAVLGAILGSLVASMVGDGNTTALVTFAVVFAFILLCANPGRWLAADHSDQPPNRGPLVMLLIGAVGVWAGLIAVDSATFALAALILVGHYAIREANGIKVMALGAAALVSVLVFWSRGEIDWAVAAWLGVGSIAGALLGARLALGPHAAKWVFRLLLSVLVIEVVRLGFTLTS